The following are encoded together in the Drosophila biarmipes strain raj3 chromosome 3L, RU_DBia_V1.1, whole genome shotgun sequence genome:
- the LOC108028716 gene encoding prolactin-releasing peptide receptor, with amino-acid sequence MMANLSWMSTTITTTVATITETQLPLVSTTTNWSLTSPATTSVILAEDDDRSGGIIHNQFVQIFFYVLYATVFVLGVFGNVLVCYVVLRNRAMQTVTNIFITNLALSDILLCVLAVPFTPLYTFMGRWAFGRSLCHLVSFAQGCSIYISTLTLTSIAIDRYFVIIYPFHPRMKLSTCIGIIVSIWVIALLATVPYGMYMKMTNELVNGTQSANETLVEATLMLNGSFVAQGSGSGFIEPPDATSAAQAYMQVMTAGSAGPEMPYVRVYCEENWPSEQYRKVFGAITTTLQFVLPFFIISICYVWISVKLNQRARAKPGSKSSRREEADRDRKKRTNRMLIAMVAVFGLSWLPINVVNIFDDFDDKSNEWRFYILFFFVAHSIAMSSTCYNPFLYAWLNENFRKEFKHVLPCFNPSNNNIINITRGYNRSDRNTCGPRLHHGKRDGGLGSLDVDDQDENGITQETCLPKEKLLIIPREPTYGNGTGAVSPILSGRGINAALVHGGDHQMHQLQSSQHQQVELTRRIRRRTDETDGDYLDSGDEQTVEMRFSETPFVSTDNTTGISILETSTSNCQDSDVMVELGEGLGAGGGGEIGRRFN; translated from the coding sequence ATGATGGCAAACTTGAGCTGGATGAgcaccaccatcaccaccaccgTGGCCACCATCACCGAGACCCAGTTGCCGTTGGtcagcaccaccaccaactgGAGCCTGACCTCGCCGGCCACCACGAGCGTTATCCTGGCGGAGGACGATGACCGGAGTGGCGGGATCATACACAACCAGTTCGTGCAGATCTTCTTCTATGTCCTGTACGCCACCGTCTTCGTCCTGGGAGTCTTTGGTAATGTCCTGGTCTGCTATGTGGTCCTGAGGAACCGAGCCATGCAGACGGTGACGAATATATTCATTACGAATCTGGCCCTCTCCGACATCCTGCTGTGCGTCCTGGCGGTGCCCTTCACGCCGCTCTACACGTTCATGGGTCGCTGGGCCTTTGGAAGGAGCCTGTGCCACCTGGTGTCCTTCGCCCAGGGCTGCAGCATCTACATATCCACGCTGACGCTCACCTCGATCGCGATCGACCGCTACTTCGTGATCATCTACCCCTTCCATCCGCGCATGAAGCTCTCCACCTGCATCGGCATCATAGTGAGCATCTGGGTGATAGCCCTGCTGGCCACCGTGCCCTACGGCATGTACATGAAGATGACCAACGAGCTGGTCAACGGGACACAGTCTGCGAACGAGACCCTGGTGGAGGCCACTCTGATGCTGAACGGCAGCTTCGTAGCTcagggatcgggatcgggctTCATCGAGCCGCCGGATGCCACCTCGGCGGCCCAGGCCTACATGCAGGTGATGACAGCGGGCTCGGCGGGTCCGGAGATGCCCTATGTGCGGGTGTACTGCGAGGAGAACTGGCCTTCGGAGCAGTACAGGAAGGTGTTCGGAGCCATCACCACCACGCTGCAGTTCGTGCTGCCCTTCTTCATCATCTCCATTTGCTACGTGTGGATCTCGGTGAAGCTGAACCAGCGGGCTAGGGCCAAGCCGGGATCGAAGTCCTCGAGGAGGGAGGAGGCGGATCGGGATCGCAAGAAGCGCACCAATCGCATGCTTATCGCCATGGTGGCCGTCTTTGGACTCAGCTGGCTGCCCATCAACGTGGTCAACATATTCGATGACTTCGACGACAAGTCCAACGAGTGGCGTTTCTACATCCTGTTCTTCTTCGTAGCCCACTCGATCGCCATGAGCTCCACCTGCTACAACCCCTTTCTGTACGCCTGGCTGAACGAGAACTTCCGCAAGGAGTTCAAGCACGTGCTGCCCTGCTTCAATCCCTCGAACaacaacatcatcaacatcACCAGGGGCTACAACCGGAGTGACCGGAACACCTGTGGCCCGCGTCTGCATCACGGCAAGAGGGATGGCGGGCTGGGCAGCCTGGATGTCGACGACCAGGACGAGAACGGCATCACCCAGGAGACGTGTCTGCCCAAGGAGAAGCTGCTGATCATTCCCAGGGAGCCGACCTACGGCAATGGCACCGGCGCCGTGTCGCCCATCCTCAGTGGACGGGGCATCAATGCGGCCCTCGTCCACGGCGGAGACCACCAGATGCACCAGCTCCAGTCGTCGCAGCATCAGCAGGTGGAGCTGACGAGGCGTATCCGCCGGCGGACGGACGAGACGGACGGGGACTACCTGGACTCCGGCGACGAGCAGACCGTGGAGATGCGCTTCAGCGAGACGCCGTTCGTGAGCACGGACAACACCACTGGGATCAGCATCCTCGAGACGAGCACGAGCAACTGCCAGGACTCGGATGTGATGGTCGAGCTGGGCGAGGGACTCGGAGCTGGTGGCGGGGGAGAGATCGGGAGGCGATTCAACTGA